The DNA region AATGTAGATGCCTTATTTTTTACGGGCGATATGGTGAACAATAAATCTTCTGAAATGTTGCCTTGGAAGGATTTGTTTGGAACCTTAAAAGCTAAGGATGGTGTGTTTTCGGTTTTGGGTAACCACGATTATGGCGATTATGTAAATTGGCCATCAAAGGAAGCAAAGGCTCAAAATTTAGACGATTTAAAGCAGTTGCAAAAAGATATGGGTTTCAATCTTTTGTTGAATGAAAGCCAATATGTTGAACGAAACGGACAAAAAATAGCTATTGTGGGTGTTGAAAATTGGGGGCGCGGCGGATTTAAAAAGGCGGGCGATCTAAAAAAAGCCACACAAAATATTGATACCAACGATTTTAAAATATTGCTGAGTCACGACCCTTCGCATTGGGAAGATGAGGTGATAAAAGATAATATGCACTATCATTTAACCTTAAGTGGGCACACTCACGGCATGCAGTTTGGTATCGAAATTCCGGGATGGGTAAAATGGAGCCCGGCCAAATGGCGCTACAAATATTGGGCGGGCATTTATAAAGAAATGGGGCAATACATAAATGTAAACCGTGGTTTTGGATATTTAGGCTATCCAGGGCGTGTTGGTATTTGGCCAGAAATAACGGTTATTGAGTTGAAAAAAGGTCTAAGCCAAGCATAATTGCCCAGAAATGCTATATTTATCTTAAATTTTTCTATTTTTATAAATACAACGGTTACTCTACTAAATGATGTTATTAAAGTACATCAAATTTATGTAGGTTTGTAAAAATGCATTTGATTAATAAACCACAGTGTATGTCTAAATTCGGTGAACTTATTGATGTTAATATTCCAGTTTTGTTCGATTTTCATTCTGAATTGGACGAAAAAACAAGCGAGATGCATCTGGCCCTAAGAGATGTTGCAGCAGCTTTGGGCGATAAAGCCAAAGTTATAAAAATAGAGGTTGAAAAAAACCGGGAGCTGGCCGAAGCTTTGCGTGTTAAAACCTTGCCAACCCTAATTATCTACAAAAATGGCGAGATGAAATGGCGCCAAAGTGGTGAGCAGGATGCCGCTACGTTAATTACCATTGTCCAGGAGTATCTTTAAATTCCCAAACTCTTAAATACAAAGCCTTTTCCACTAAAGTAATCCAATACTTTTGGTAAGGTATATTGCATGTTTTTTGAAGCTTTTACACTATCGTGAAACACAATAATACTCCCTTCTACAGCTTTAGTGGTTACATTTTTTAAACAGGTTTCAGGTGAAATGTTTTTATCCCAATCGAAGGAAAGCACATCCCACATGATGATTTTATAACCGCTTTCAATTAGATTTTTGCCTTGTTTCAGAGTAATTTGCCCGTATGGTGGCCGGAACAGATTCGTTGTTAACGATTGGCGATTGACGATTGACGATTGAGGGGCTTGCGCTTTGAATACTTTTTCACATTGCTTAATATTCTCTAAATAGTCCCAGGTTTTGGTTTTCCAGCCCTTAATATGGTTATGGGTGTGGTTGCCAACAGCATGACCTTCTTTAATGATATTTTGAAAAATATCGGGATGCTTTTCAATATTATTGCCAATACAGAAAAACGTCGCTTTAGCTTGGTATTGTTTTAACGTTGCCAAAGTCCAATTCGTAATTTCGGGTGTTGGGCCATCATCAAAAGTTAAATAGATAACCTTTTCATTTGTTGGAATATCCCAAACGTAATTCGGGAACATTTTTTTGGCGACCCGAGGCGTTTTTATGGGGATAAAATCCATAGTCTGAAATTAACTTGCGCTATCTGTTTCTATAGGTAAACCGCTATCAACAGGTAAATCCCTATTTTGTGGTTCTGGCTCATCACCACCGTAAAAATGTTTGAAAGACCTTAAATAATTATTAAAGATATTGCCTTCTTCTTCAGCAAACTCGGCGTCATGTTGAATCAATACATCTATCAACGCTTTATATCGGCTGATGTCTGTATAGATTTCTTCAAACAAACGCTCTTGATTTTTGGTTTTAAGGCTGCTATAATACGATAGGTTTTCCTGATATTTTTGAGCTACTTGTTTGAACAGTGTTCGGGCTTTCTCTTTGTTGCCCACTTCATAATAAGCCTTAATGTAAGGCTCCAGCAAAGTGTAAAATCCAAAATATTCCACAGGCATGTTTTCCATGGCGATATCTGCAATTTCTTCGGCTTTGTCAAATTTACGTTCGTTAATCAACTGCTGAATCAATCGGGCTAAATTACCTCGGTACGTTATGGAGTTTTTGCGGGTTTCAGGGTCGTGGTAAATATCTGGACTGCCACTGTTGCCCCAATCCCATTGCTTTACTTTTTCATACATTAAATCGCTGTCCACGCGTCCCATATCAAACGGATTGGCGCGATCAACAGGTGTTTTTATAGGGACTAGTTTGTAGCACAGTCCGTCGAGCTGTAAATAGTCCTTCATCCAGATATAATCGTCATCACCAAAACTTCCGCCGGTAAAATAAATGGGGCGTTTCCATTCGTTATTGGCAACAATATCTAGCATGAGTAAGCGGTTTTTGTAAAGCGCTCCACCTTTTATGGTAATATCGATATATGGTACAATGTCATTCGCATTTTCA from Tamlana crocina includes:
- a CDS encoding metallophosphoesterase, whose amino-acid sequence is MLRWILFILFYAFIVFYGFQAIKTITKSVWLQYLFIAMAVIIAGNFIVQFTVYSEGRVLNPAKSYAFGFLLAFISLGLVLIPLLLGEDIVRVIYGLYEKLVTKKEGFYMPSRRKFISQIALGAAAIPFASLLYGMYKGKYRFRVLNYTLNFEDLPDAFDGYRIAQISDIHSGSFDNRKKIEYGINLINEQNVDALFFTGDMVNNKSSEMLPWKDLFGTLKAKDGVFSVLGNHDYGDYVNWPSKEAKAQNLDDLKQLQKDMGFNLLLNESQYVERNGQKIAIVGVENWGRGGFKKAGDLKKATQNIDTNDFKILLSHDPSHWEDEVIKDNMHYHLTLSGHTHGMQFGIEIPGWVKWSPAKWRYKYWAGIYKEMGQYINVNRGFGYLGYPGRVGIWPEITVIELKKGLSQA
- a CDS encoding thioredoxin family protein encodes the protein MSKFGELIDVNIPVLFDFHSELDEKTSEMHLALRDVAAALGDKAKVIKIEVEKNRELAEALRVKTLPTLIIYKNGEMKWRQSGEQDAATLITIVQEYL
- a CDS encoding polysaccharide deacetylase family protein, whose translation is MFPNYVWDIPTNEKVIYLTFDDGPTPEITNWTLATLKQYQAKATFFCIGNNIEKHPDIFQNIIKEGHAVGNHTHNHIKGWKTKTWDYLENIKQCEKVFKAQAPQSSIVNRQSLTTNLFRPPYGQITLKQGKNLIESGYKIIMWDVLSFDWDKNISPETCLKNVTTKAVEGSIIVFHDSVKASKNMQYTLPKVLDYFSGKGFVFKSLGI